CAGGCTGAGATAGTTGTAGTACAAATGCCTTCATAAATAGAAAGAATTGCCATAAAGAGCCAGTAATTCTAAAACATTTTATGTATGCTTGGATTCTCCAGCAATTAAACACTTCCATAGGTTCTCATTGTGTTCACTAGAGAACAGTCAATAGCAAGAAGGAAATGGAAAAAGAGACAGAATCCACTAACCTCTACGCATCTTCTGAGAGCAAAATCCAATCCCCATCCATGCACCAAATCATTCTACAACAACACAAATTTGTAAGCATTTTGGTAAGTATCAAACGGAAGGAGCTCAAGAGATTGTACCAAGTTATTAAGTAAAAGTTTGGCAAACAGTATTCTACCCTCCTAATCTGAGTCTTCATTCTTAATTCCACCATTGGAGTAGTTGAGAATGTAGGGAGCTCATCCCAAAAGGTGCTCGTGTTAGCCAATTCTAATGAACTAACAAGGAGTCCATTAATTAACagttttctatatttataagtttatttacttgGGGAATGGAACCTCAGACAGGCAACATTTCACCCAATGGCCTGACCAAATATTAACAAGTATTTGCTTTGTGAGGCAAAGAAGAATATAGCATGTGCTACCTATTTAGTCAGCAAATCCATGGCATGTAAACAATCTGGCTAAAGTCCAAGGAATTCTTAACCGCACTTTACCTGAATCATATACCATACACATCTCCAAGCTTCCCGAGAAAATACGGGCGCCATAATTTCCACAAAGCTGAAACAAAGCAAACAATGTTAAATGCACCAAGAGAAAAGGAGGATATCTGATTGAAGGAAACTCAACAGTGAAGTGCATTGGAGTGTTTCACTGAAAGACACATGTGTGAATATGAGAGATAAAGAGACAGAAAGCATACGCAGCACATGGTGGCAAATGCGGATCACTACACCAGCCTGGTTTCTCTTCAGTAAACCTGTGAACCAAGTTCAAATGCAGAGAATTTCagatgacaaaaaaaaaggttcCTTCTTATAATCGCTAAGCAATTGCAGTGTTTCATATGGTTGAGAGAGAGAGACAGAGCCTACTTGTGAACTTCTCTGTCACCTCTCCTCTTTGTCATCTGCCATGTCAATCCATTATTGGGCTCCAAACCTGGTTGTGAGATCTCCAGACCATGCTTCTTGACAAGTTCTATGTATCTGGTAATTTGTGCAGAGaagataagaaagaaaaatatacatGGTGAAATTAAGTAATCAAGTGAATAATGTCGCTGCTTTATAGGACAAACCTCTCAGCATTGAAGTGTTCCACTCCCAGGTCTTCATCCCAGATGAAGATGTATTCATAAGCAGAGACAACATCTGGATGCAAAAACCTTTTCGCATACCACCTAATAATATACACAGACACATATATTAGCAGCAAACTATCATCCACCTAACCAGGCAGCGTCTGGAATTCAAGGAAGCAAGGAACAGGGAAAGGCTTATTCTTTCTTAAAAATTCCCTCTAATTAGAAGGATCCAGACATACATAGATCTTTAACCATTCTGATCGCTATAAAGCTTACCATTTTGTCTGCTTCTTTACACTAACATGGATTGCATTCTTTGACCACTCAAATTGGTCCCACTCAGTTGTCCGGCCATCATAATGAAAAAGCAAAATTTGGAAATCCTCAGAAAACTACCTCAACAAGCAAGAAAACAGAAGTGTCAAAAACCCtggaaattcaaaattggaaaaggaaaagaaataaaaggaaaaatgaaatgaCCCCATTGTCTAACCTTTTTAACACATTTATCTATATTACTCCTCTGATCAAAGCCAACTGTAAATGTCACTAAATACTTTGGCTTCTTCTTCAGATCCTGCAGAGTTAAGGAAAACCATGATTAGAGACACCTATTAATCAAGGATATTAAGATgcataaatgtatattttagcACCCTGCAAGGTGTATGTTCCAAAACTGACAATATTAGTGATAAAGGGGCAAAATGGCCCTCATGCATCGGAACTTTTCTATTGAATTTGGAAAGAACACGATAAGCTGCATGTAACATTTCTAGTCGGTGaagatattaaaagaaaaaaaagttccTACTCAGTGAAgatattgaaagaaaaagacaGCAGAAGGATGATGatgtttatatgtaaatataaccTATGGATCATACCTCACTAGGTTCGCCCCATAACCTGCGCAGGTAAAGGTCAGATTCTGGAACGACAATTCCAGGAGGTAACAATTCTGCGCCACGAGGATTTGTAGGAACATATATCTGGAGAACAGGGAAGCAGAAACCAATTAACAAAATGGATCAAAAACAAAGCACCGCGCAAAAACTCAGAACAAAGAGCTCTGCTTCACACAAGAACCCGGAAAAATGATATATAAGACTCAAGCTGATCTGAGACAAAATCTAATGGTTCAAAAACAGTGGTAAACAAAACTTTCacttataatttgaaatatatataatcctGTAAGTGTCAATAAAATGTCTTCTCTTTACAAATAACAAAATGTTACAACAGCAATGGGGGCAGAGAGTAAGCAAACAGGCACCTTAGGAAGATTGTCTGCAGTTCTCTCAGGAGACCTGACTATAAAGTCTTGGTCATTAGCTCTGGATGCATCAAAAGACGATCTAAGGTTTGAAGGTAAGTGAATCTGCAGGGATTGAAAACAAATCATACGGTTGATAGATTGACTGCAGCATAGCTTCATTATTAATAAAGGCAAAACATACCTTGTAAACGGAAACTGACGGAAATGAAACACCAATAAAGAATCCAATCACAATTCCAAGAATTGTTGCGATAACGAGCCTGGctttatcatttgttttcttaaaaactcCACTGTAAAGCACAGAAATAGTTTAGTAAAAGGAGCCCCAAAAATCTGTCATCCTAAGCAATAAACCAGTAAAGTTgagaaattcaaaaatcaaaacataataatGTTGTAAGGTTCAAAACAGTTAtctacaaaagaaaaaaagaaggaaaacaaaTCAAAGAATGGATTTCCAAAGATTATGCTTTTCACCCTACCTCATCTATTTGTTTTATCTTTCTAGTGTCTGATAGTGAaagacaaaaaattaataaaatctaacctGCGGTGTATGGTGCCCATATCTGTATTCTCTCTTGTAATTGATTTAAAAGGTCAGATGCTCGCAAAAACAATTATCTCCCATAAGCACCTTAGGGAGCAAATGGGGGAACCTTCAAGAACACCAATGCGAAGTTACTCTACTCTTCAACTGAGCTTGATTGTTTATCAGTGCAACGTTCCAAGCTTCAGTATATATTACAAAaggaattaaactaaaaaaaaaaagaactgcAACACTTGATGTTTTAAAAGGGCGCCTGACAttagaataatataataaacGTACAACATTATAGGCGGCTACAAAAGAAACCTGGAACATCGATTAGAAGTTTCATATAATTTGTAAGAAAAcgcaaaagaaaaaacaaaaacaaaaacaaatctgAAACCTTAACAAACTAAACAAGCAAGTCACCACTAATTGTTGTTTTACCTTAACCaatgatttaaatttcaaacgttATAGTTCAACATGTTTTGGCTTAATTTTACTCTTAGATTACAATTTACTGCAAAAAGAATTCATTAAAAATGCATGCAAAACTACCAACTCTTAAATAAAGGCTGTCATAAATTCTTCTGTTTTTGCTGTTTTATTCTCCAGAGTAACACCATTACGCTTTAACCACTTTTGGGTTCAAACCATTTCACCATCCCGGATCCATTACATCTTTTCTAAATCCCAAACTGACCGCCATATTACAAAGTAAATATGAACACCCAATTAATCAGAAATCAAAATTTGCAACTAAAATGATAACATTCGTACTATCATCTGATAAAAAAAGAAGTTCAGCCTTTTCATTCAAATTCCTGATCTGCATAATTGGAAAAGAAACTTTCCTGATCACATTCAACAAAACTCAGATGTATGAACGAACAAAAAGTTTTCAATTCTAAAagtacctttttctttcaaaaagaTGACAATATTAAAATCCAAGATCAAATCCAAGAACAAGGGAAAGAAGTACATAaaattttacacttcaagtaatttttatttttatttgtaaaaatgacAAAGGACCCAtcaaagaaattcaaatttcgacAAGAAAATCGTAGGGTTAGAAACTTACCAGCTTTTTCCCTTTTGGTTGAAGAACAGTTGATCTTGATCTTATGCTACAACGAGAGAAACAGAGCAAAAGAGTGCTtcttctaataaaattttatgtttgaaGACTAAGAGAGAGACGCAGAGGGAATGGGAGTGGAAAATTTTTACGACTCACTTGACCTGGTTTTTGTTATGCCTGGGTGGGCTTGGCCTTACAACCGAACTAATTAATTagcattaaaatttaattaaaaagcttgatatttatttttcattaaaaatgactGCTATTCAGTTGTACTTTAAAAAAGGTGGCAATTACTTTTCTTCAATCAAATAATTCTGAGATAATCATTTTTATCTACTCCATTAAaatatttgagaatttttttaaaaaaaacctgtttttttttggttcaatactatttgttttgttgtgtaattatattttaattattatattcatcAGTTAACAGTTGTCAGACATCATCTTTTTTTCAAAGATTAAGCTATATTTTGGGAACATTTGACTACAGATCTGACCCTTTTGATTGTCACTGTGACTCGGGTTTTGGTACGGTCTTCtggcttttttttcttttccgaTAAACAAATGCAGTAAATTATCTCGTAGATTTGGGTTAATAGTAGCAAtacaaattcattgatttttatataaatttaatagaaaactcATCTCTTATATAAAAATTGAggtataatggtaaaattagtctttaatatttatattttttttgtcaatttggctcttatttttaagttaaatttgattctcaatattttaaaagaatcaaatttaaccatcagttttaaaaaaattaaattattatttatttttatcgaAATACCGACtaaaacgttaaatttttattttcgtttaagaaaaataaattaactctAAAAGGTTAAGGGTTACGTTTatctaaaaaaagaataa
This sequence is a window from Gossypium raimondii isolate GPD5lz chromosome 5, ASM2569854v1, whole genome shotgun sequence. Protein-coding genes within it:
- the LOC105770188 gene encoding uncharacterized protein LOC105770188, encoding MGTIHRSGVFKKTNDKARLVIATILGIVIGFFIGVSFPSVSVYKIHLPSNLRSSFDASRANDQDFIVRSPERTADNLPKIYVPTNPRGAELLPPGIVVPESDLYLRRLWGEPSEDLKKKPKYLVTFTVGFDQRSNIDKCVKKFSEDFQILLFHYDGRTTEWDQFEWSKNAIHVSVKKQTKWWYAKRFLHPDVVSAYEYIFIWDEDLGVEHFNAERYIELVKKHGLEISQPGLEPNNGLTWQMTKRRGDREVHKFTEEKPGWCSDPHLPPCAAFVEIMAPVFSREAWRCVWYMIQNDLVHGWGLDFALRRCVEPAHEKIGVVDSQWIIHQVIPSLGSQGKSEDGKPPWEGVRTRCKKEWSMFQNRLANADKAYLAQLGKE